The uncultured Flavobacterium sp. genome includes a window with the following:
- the asnB gene encoding asparagine synthase B gives MCGIVCAFDLKQKAETLRPQVLEMSKIIRHRGPDWSGIYSNDKAILSHERLAIVDPASGKQPLFTEDKKLVLAANGEIYNHRELRKQFEGKYNFQTESDCEVILALYREKGPHFVDEMNGIFGFAIYDVERDEYFIARDHMGIIPLYIGWDQDGTFYVASELKALEGYCTKIQLFPPGHYMTSKDGEFVQWYKRDWTEYDAVKDNETSIPEIKKALEAAVHRQLMSDVPYGVLLSGGLDSSITSAVAKKYAQKRIESDDTTDAWYPQLHSFSVGLEGSPDLAAAQVVAKHIGTIHHEIKFTIQEGLDAVRDVIYNLETYDVTTVRASTPMWLMARVIKSMGIKMVLSGEGADELFGGYLYFHKAPNAREFHEENVRKLGKLHMYDCLRANKSLAAWGIEGRVPFLDKEFMDVAMRINPQDKMINKEHPMEKWVVRKAFEDMLPESVAWRQKEQFSDGVGYSWIDTLKEVVAEAVSDEQLANARYKFPLQTPTSKEEYYYRSIFAEHFPSDAAALCVPQEASVACSTKIALEWDEAFKNMNDPSGRAVASVHDDAYAKV, from the coding sequence ATGTGTGGAATCGTTTGTGCCTTCGATCTAAAGCAAAAAGCTGAAACCTTGAGACCTCAAGTATTAGAAATGTCTAAAATCATTCGTCACCGTGGACCGGACTGGAGCGGAATTTATAGCAATGATAAAGCAATTTTATCTCATGAGCGTTTAGCAATTGTTGATCCAGCTTCAGGAAAACAACCTTTGTTTACAGAAGATAAAAAATTGGTTTTGGCTGCAAACGGTGAAATCTACAACCACAGAGAATTGCGTAAACAATTTGAAGGAAAATATAACTTTCAAACTGAAAGTGACTGCGAAGTTATCTTGGCTCTTTACAGAGAAAAAGGTCCTCATTTTGTAGATGAAATGAACGGAATCTTCGGATTTGCAATTTATGATGTTGAGAGAGATGAGTATTTTATTGCTCGTGACCACATGGGAATTATTCCGTTATACATTGGCTGGGATCAGGACGGAACTTTTTACGTTGCTTCTGAATTGAAAGCTCTTGAAGGATATTGTACAAAAATTCAATTGTTTCCTCCGGGACATTATATGACTAGCAAAGACGGTGAATTTGTACAATGGTACAAAAGAGACTGGACTGAATATGATGCTGTAAAAGATAACGAAACAAGCATTCCTGAAATCAAAAAAGCACTTGAAGCTGCGGTTCACAGACAATTGATGAGTGATGTTCCTTACGGAGTTTTACTTTCAGGAGGTTTAGATTCGTCTATTACTTCGGCTGTAGCCAAAAAATATGCACAAAAACGTATTGAGTCAGATGATACAACAGATGCCTGGTATCCGCAATTACACTCTTTTTCGGTAGGACTTGAAGGTTCTCCTGATTTAGCGGCTGCTCAGGTTGTTGCAAAGCATATCGGAACAATTCACCACGAAATTAAATTTACAATTCAGGAAGGTTTAGATGCTGTTCGTGATGTAATTTATAACTTAGAAACTTATGATGTAACTACTGTTAGAGCCTCAACTCCAATGTGGTTAATGGCAAGAGTTATCAAATCAATGGGAATCAAAATGGTGCTATCTGGTGAAGGTGCAGATGAGTTGTTCGGAGGATATTTATACTTCCACAAAGCACCAAATGCTAGAGAATTTCACGAAGAAAACGTTCGTAAATTAGGTAAACTACATATGTATGATTGTTTGCGTGCAAACAAAAGTTTAGCTGCGTGGGGAATTGAAGGACGTGTTCCATTCCTTGATAAAGAGTTTATGGATGTGGCGATGAGAATCAACCCACAAGATAAAATGATTAACAAAGAACACCCAATGGAAAAATGGGTAGTTCGTAAAGCATTTGAAGATATGTTGCCGGAAAGTGTGGCATGGAGACAAAAAGAACAATTCTCAGATGGAGTAGGATATAGCTGGATTGATACTTTGAAAGAAGTAGTTGCAGAAGCGGTTTCAGATGAGCAATTGGCAAATGCGAGATATAAATTCCCATTGCAAACACCAACTTCAAAAGAAGAATATTACTATCGTTCAATTTTTGCAGAACATTTCCCAAGTGATGCGGCAGCTTTATGTGTGCCTCAGGAAGCAAGTGTGGCTTGTAGTACAAAAATTGCTTTGGAGTGGGATGAAGCTTTCAAAAACATGAACGATCCATCTGGAAGAGCAGTGGCAAGTGTTCATGATGATGCTTACGCTAAAGTATAA